From Carassius auratus strain Wakin chromosome 10, ASM336829v1, whole genome shotgun sequence, a single genomic window includes:
- the LOC113110427 gene encoding molybdopterin synthase catalytic subunit: protein MAADGGQDLITLTVDKLSADRVSESVTCPSCGAVSLFIGTTRDHFEGKKVIRLEYEAYSPMAESELRKICSEVRTKWPSVRHINIQHRLGVVPVTEASVIIGISSPHRKDSLEAVKYCIDTLKATVPIWKKEIYESGEPCWKENKECLWGDTGKDPKQS from the exons ATGGCTGCAGACGGGGGTCAGGATCTAATTACACTCACTGTTGACAAGCTCTCTGCTGATCGTGTTTCTGAATCTGTTACGTGTCCCTCCTGTGGCGCTGTGTCTCTGTTTATTG GGACTACCAGAGATCATTTTGAGGGGAAGAAAGTGATCCGGCTTGAATATGAGGCGTACAGTCCAATGGCAGAGTCCGAGCTTAGGAAGATCTGCAGTGAGGTCCGGACCAAGTGGCCCAGCGTCAGACACATTAACATACAGCATAGACTCGG TGTGGTTCCTGTAACGGAAGCTAGTGTTATAATTGGGATCTCATCACCACACAGAAAGGATTCCCTGGAGGCGGTGAAGTACTGCATCGACACACTCAAAGCTACTGTGCCAATCTGGAAAAAG GAAATATACGAGTCTGGGGAGCCGTGCTGGAAAGAGAACAAGGAGTGTTTGTGGGGGGATACTGGGAAAGATCCTAAACAAAGCTGA
- the mocs2 gene encoding molybdopterin synthase sulfur carrier subunit isoform X1, whose protein sequence is MNTEQVSVLYFAKSAELTGLKAENITVPSNISSLRLWQHLETRHPRLSVLRDQVVLAVRQEYVPLGEQPLTLRDGDEVAVIPPLSGG, encoded by the exons atgaataccgAG CAGGTGTCGGTTCTGTACTTTGCAAAAAGTGCCGAATTAACGGGACTTAAAGCAGAAAACATAACGGTTCCGTCAAACATATCCTCTCTACGGCTGTGGCAGCATTTGGAGACCAGACATCCaag ACTCTCTGTGTTACGGGATCAGGTGGTTCTGGCTGTGCGTCAGGAGTACGTGCCTCTGGGAGAGCAGCCCCTGACCCTCAGAGACGGGGACGAGGTGGCCGTTATACCGCCCCTCAGTGGAGGCTAA
- the mocs2 gene encoding molybdopterin synthase sulfur carrier subunit isoform X2: MNTEVSVLYFAKSAELTGLKAENITVPSNISSLRLWQHLETRHPRLSVLRDQVVLAVRQEYVPLGEQPLTLRDGDEVAVIPPLSGG, encoded by the exons atgaataccgAG GTGTCGGTTCTGTACTTTGCAAAAAGTGCCGAATTAACGGGACTTAAAGCAGAAAACATAACGGTTCCGTCAAACATATCCTCTCTACGGCTGTGGCAGCATTTGGAGACCAGACATCCaag ACTCTCTGTGTTACGGGATCAGGTGGTTCTGGCTGTGCGTCAGGAGTACGTGCCTCTGGGAGAGCAGCCCCTGACCCTCAGAGACGGGGACGAGGTGGCCGTTATACCGCCCCTCAGTGGAGGCTAA
- the fstb gene encoding follistatin b — MLQLPQLRQSVIALLIWFAHLMEQQKVQAGNCWLQQGKNGRCQVLYMSGMSREDCCRSGRLGTAWTEEDVPNNTLFRWLIFNGGAPNCIPCKETCDNVDCGPGKRCKMNKRNKPRCVCAPDCSNVTFKGPVCGSDGKTYRNECALLRAKCKRHPDLTAQYQGKCKKSCDDVQCPGNLKCVLDQTNNAYCVTCNRLCPEVTSPEQYLCGNDGIVYPSACHIRRATCIMGWSIGVAYEGKCIDARSCEDIKCREGRKCLWDKRTGRGRCVVCEETCPESRPGDSVCAGDNATYPSECAMRQAACSLGLVLEVKHSGSCNSLSEETDEEEDDEDDTDYSHESLLLTG; from the exons ATGCTACAGTTACCGCAGCTCCGCCAGAGCGTGATCGCGCTTCTCATATGGTTCGCGCACTTGATGGAACAGCAGAAAGTACAAG CTGGGAACTGCTGGCTTCAGCAGGGCAAGAATGGGAGATGCCAGGTTCTCTACATGTCTGGGATGAGTCGGGAAGACTGTTGTAGAAGTGGTCGTTTGGGCACAGCGTGGACCGAGGAGGATGTACCCAATAACACGCTCTTCCGGTGGCTGATCTTCAATGGCGGTGCACCGAATTGCATCCCTTGTAAAG AGACTTGTGATAATGTGGACTGTGGTCCTGGAAAGAGGTGCAAAATGAACAAGCGGAATAAACCTCGCTGCGTATGTGCCCCAGACTGCTCCAATGTCACCTTTAAAGGGCCAGTGTGTGGCTCTGATGGGAAAACATACCGGAACGAATGTGCCCTTCTTAGGGCTAAGTGCAAGAGACACCCTGACCTGACTGCGCAGTACCAGGGAAAATGCAAAA AATCATGCGATGATGTGCAATGTCCTGGAAACTTGAAGTGTGTACTGGACCAGACCAACAACGCCTACTGTGTGACCTGCAACCGACTTTGCCCCGAGGTGACCTCACCGGAGCAGTACCTGTGTGGGAACGACGGGATTGTGTACCCCAGCGCCTGCCATATCCGAAGGGCCACGTGCATCATGGGATGGTCCATTGGAGTCGCCTACGAGGGGAAATGCATAG ACGCCAGGTCCTGTGAAGATATCAAATGCCGGGAGGGACGGAAGTGTCTTTGGGACAAGCGGACGGGACGGGGACGCTGCGTGGTGTGCGAGGAGACCTGTCCCGAGAGTCGTCCGGGCGACAGCGTCTGCGCCGGCGACAACGCCACTTACCCGAGCGAGTGCGCCATGAGGCAGGCCGCCTGCTCTTTGGGTCTTGTCCTGGAAGTCAAACACTCGGGCTCCTGCAACT CTCTCTCTGAAGAGAcggatgaagaggaggatgatgaagatgacacGGATTATAGCCATGAATCTCTGTTACTGACTGGATAA